In Hemiscyllium ocellatum isolate sHemOce1 chromosome 33, sHemOce1.pat.X.cur, whole genome shotgun sequence, the following are encoded in one genomic region:
- the LOC132831514 gene encoding cdc42 effector protein 1-like, translating into MSLGKLPVLKNLVSNSHSKRRFKSELTPDMISSPLGDFRHTMHVGRGGDVFGDTSFLSDHGGEKARETAKSNPLVRALRNVRKSPMRSRNSSREISPPPAVSPIIKNAVSLPHLLETKNGSVERLNFKSVVSSPGVMDGSYGLESGFCTLPRWSRLDKPKESPAAAKSEKRMDDLDTADFELPRNDSLLSFSLDLGPSLMAEVLGVMAKESPESPAKAASPVTFDLGGSFGQAAPQGNDSSRGKGERGLSVAAWKGTYQQKGGADLHPEDLNGLRGLQDFTSERHVLRHCGGAISYPDSNDVGGTRGGAGGSLRAGTRQPAQREAVGAREGSPPTDSGVPGRHLVTVPSTESWRYRAAEEADSISSSSSSPGSWRKPSSTGQRVPADGEERGEVYGEEYRERRLSPAQGMAFSPLKTEAFAFADEDDEIRV; encoded by the exons ATGAGTTTAGGGAAGTTGCCGGTCCTCAAGAACCTGGTCTCCAACTCTCATAGCAAGCGCAGGTTCAAGTCCGAGCTGACCCCTGACATGATTAGCTCGCCATTGGGCGACTTCCGTCACACAATGCACGTAGGCCGAGGTGGAGATGTGTTTGGTGACACTTCCTTCCTCAGTGACCATGGAGGGGAGAAGGCGCGTGAGACTGCCAAGTCCAACCCGCTCGTCCGAGCGCTAAGGAACGTCAGGAAGTCGCCGATGAGGAGCCGCAATAGTAGCCGAGAGATATCGCCTCCACCAGCAGTGTCCCCAATCATTAAGAATGCTGTCTCCCTGCCACATCTGCTCGAGACAAAGAATGGGTCAGTGGAACGACTGAATTTCAAAAGCGTGGTGTCAAGTCCAGGAGTGATGGATGGATCATATG GATTGGAATCGGGATTCTGCACCCTTCCGAGGTGGTCCAGGTTGGACAAGCCGAAGGAGAGCCCCGCCGCAGCAAAATCGGAGAAGCGGATGGACGACTTGGACACAGCGGACTTCGAGCTTCCCCGCAATGACTCCTTGCTGTCCTTCAGCCTGGACCTGGGGCCCTCCCTGATGGCCGAGGTGCTGGGGGTCATGGCCAAGGAGAGCCCCGAGAGCCCAGCAAAGGCCGCGTCTCCGGTGACATTCGACCTGGGAGGTTCTTTCGGACAGGCGGCACCTCAGGGAAACGACAGCTCTCgcgggaagggggagaggggcttGTCAGTCGCGGCATGGAAGGGAACTTACCAGCAGAAGGGCGGTGCGGACCTGCACCCCGAGGATCTGAACGGCTTGAGGGGGCTGCAGGACTTTACTTCGGAGCGCCACGTTCTCCGGCATTGCGGCGGCGCCATCAGTTATCCGGATTCAAACGACGTTGGTGGCACGAGGGGCGGCGCCGGCGGCAGCCTCCGAGCGGGCACGCGGCAGCCCGCGCAGAGGGAGGCGGTTGGCGCTCGCGAGGGCAGCCCGCCAACGGACAGCGGCGTCCCCGGCCGCCATCTTGTCACCGTGCCGTCGACGGAATCGTGGCGGTACCGGGCCGCCGAGGAGGCGGACAGCAttagcagcagtagcagcagccCGGGCAGCTGGAGGAAGCCGTCGTCGACCGGGCAACGTGTGCCAGCGGACGGCGAGGAGAGAGGTGAGGTGTATGGGGAGGAGTACAGAGAGAGGCGCCTGTCCCCGGCACAGGGAATGGCCTTCAGCCCCCTGAAGACTGAGGCCTTTGCCTTTGCGGATGAAGATGATGAGATCCGGGTTTAA